One region of Epilithonimonas zeae genomic DNA includes:
- the hisB gene encoding bifunctional histidinol-phosphatase/imidazoleglycerol-phosphate dehydratase HisB, giving the protein MKKLLFIDRDGTLVLEPEDYQVDSFQKLKFYPKVFTYLSKITNELDYELVMVTNQDGLGTASHPEENFWPVQNFIIETFGSQDIRFEDIFIDKTFAKDNAPTRKPNTGLLTKYFDQNLYDLENSFVIGDRITDVKLAKNLNSKAIFINNDENLGADEILENDDLENVIALKTTSWKAIYEFLKLKNRTSEIIRNTNETKINIKLNLDGTGKSNIDTGIAFFDHMLDQIAKHGQMDLDIKVQGDLEVDEHHTIEDTGIALGEAFYQALGNKLGIERYAFVLPMDDCLAQVALDFGGRNWIVWKADFKREMIGKMPTEMFFHFFKSFSDAAKANLNIKAEGDNEHHKIESIFKAFAKCLKSAVKRDSEKMILPSTKGML; this is encoded by the coding sequence ATGAAAAAGCTACTATTTATAGACCGCGACGGAACTTTGGTTTTAGAACCAGAAGATTATCAGGTCGATTCGTTTCAAAAACTAAAATTCTACCCAAAAGTCTTCACATATCTTTCAAAAATCACCAATGAGTTGGATTACGAATTAGTTATGGTGACCAATCAGGATGGCTTGGGAACAGCTTCTCATCCGGAAGAAAACTTCTGGCCGGTTCAGAATTTCATTATCGAAACTTTTGGAAGTCAAGACATCAGATTTGAAGATATTTTCATTGATAAAACCTTCGCTAAAGACAATGCACCAACCAGAAAACCGAATACTGGTTTGCTGACAAAATATTTTGACCAGAATCTTTACGATTTGGAAAATTCCTTTGTCATAGGCGACCGGATTACCGATGTGAAACTGGCGAAAAACCTCAACTCAAAAGCAATTTTCATTAATAATGATGAAAATCTTGGCGCAGATGAGATTTTGGAAAATGATGATTTGGAAAATGTAATTGCTCTCAAAACAACTTCTTGGAAAGCAATTTATGAATTCCTAAAACTCAAAAACAGAACTTCAGAAATTATCAGAAATACCAACGAAACGAAAATCAACATCAAACTGAATCTCGACGGAACTGGAAAATCCAATATCGATACAGGAATTGCCTTCTTCGACCATATGCTTGACCAGATTGCGAAACACGGTCAAATGGATTTGGATATCAAAGTTCAGGGCGATTTGGAAGTGGACGAACACCACACGATTGAAGACACCGGAATTGCACTTGGCGAAGCTTTTTATCAGGCTTTAGGAAATAAGCTGGGGATTGAACGTTATGCGTTTGTTTTGCCTATGGACGATTGCCTGGCTCAGGTGGCACTGGATTTCGGCGGAAGAAATTGGATAGTTTGGAAAGCCGATTTCAAACGTGAAATGATTGGAAAAATGCCGACTGAAATGTTCTTTCATTTCTTCAAATCATTCTCAGATGCAGCGAAAGCCAATCTCAATATCAAAGCTGAAGGTGATAATGAACATCACAAAATAGAATCGATTTTCAAGGCATTTGCAAAATGTTTGAAGTCTGCAGTAAAACGGGATTCGGAGAAAATGATTTTACCATCAACAAAAGGAATGCTGTAA